The following are encoded together in the Chaetodon trifascialis isolate fChaTrf1 chromosome 3, fChaTrf1.hap1, whole genome shotgun sequence genome:
- the endou gene encoding uridylate-specific endoribonuclease A yields MKVIAVLVLCVALFHQGYSNTLDSCRGRCGYGTDNNFSCQCNPSCERYNDCCSDYTETCKAETSCKGRCNEKYNSQNKCHCNSKCAQHSNCCSDFTDLCDSDGGAGGSAITDADIKAISETLYALDSNKASASELIIDPQTLIANSQTSSKRDLSPRHLFQYVDEGALFSRPTYAALLALLDNYHRMTGQAEDFTSQQLAEQDTFLRETISNTELGRELFAFLYTKGVYASEGDFIQDLKMMWFTLYSRKNNQMDSSGFEHIFAGEIKGGKVSGFHNWIQFYLLEKRGQLEYYSHSFNGPWLNYPDVMGMQFMWEGYFKQVGSAIIGCSPEFDLAMYSLCYITRPGKQCSLSLGGKELIIQTYTWENSFYGNGKKFIGSAFPATPN; encoded by the exons ATGAAGGTCATTGCTGTTCTTGTTCTTTGTGTGGCCCTGTTCCACCAGGGATACAGCA ACACCCTGGACTCATGTCGGGGCCGGTGTGGTTATGGAACAGACAATAATTTCTCCTGTCAGTGTAACCCATCATGTGAACGTTACAATGACTGTTGCTCTGACTACACTGAAACGTGCAAAG CTGAAACATCTTGTAAAGGCAGATGTAATGAGAAATACAACTCTCAGAACAAGTGCCACTGCAACTCCAAGTGCGCCCAGCACAGCAACTGCTGCAGCGACTTCACTGACCTTTGTGACA gtgacgggggagctggaggaagtgcgATCACTGACGCCGACATTAAAGCCATCTCTGAGACCCTCTATGCTCTGGACTCAAACAAGGCTTCAGCCTCAGAGTTGATCATCGACCCTCAAACTCTGATTGCCAACTCTCAGACCAGCTCCAAGAGAGACCTCTCCCCTAGACA CTTGTTCCAGTATGTGGATGAGGGTGCTCTGTTCTCCAGACCTACCTATGCTGCTCTCCTGGCTCTGCTGGACAACTACCACAGGATGACTGGGCAGGCAGAGGACTTCACTTCTCAGCAGCTGGCTGAGCAGGACACCTTCCTCAGGGAGACCATATCCAACACCGAGCTGGGCCGCGAGCTGTTTGCTTTCCTCTATACCAAGG gcgTCTATGCATCAGAGGGAGACTTCATCCAGGACCTGAAAATGATGTGGTTCACTCTGTACTCTCGCAAGAACAACCAGATGGACTCCAGCGGCTTTGAACACATCTTCGcag GAGAGATTAAGGGGGGAAAGGTGTCTGGTTTCCACAACTGGATCCAGTTTTATCTCCTGGAGAAAAGAGGGCAGCTGGAGTACTACAGCCACAGCTTCAACGGGCCT TGGCTGAACTACCCTGATGTCATGGGGATGCAGTTCATGTGGGAGGGATACTTCAAGCAGGTCGGTTCTGCCATCATTGGCTGCAGCCCTGAGTTTGACTTGGCCATGTACAGCCTCTGCTACATCACTCGCCCTGGAAAACA GTGTAGTCTGAGCCTGGGAGGGAAGGAGCTCATTATCCAAACTTACACCTGGGAAAATTCTTTCTATGGTAATGGGAAGAAGTTCATCGGCTCTGCCTTTCCTGCAACCCCGAACTGA
- the tsfm gene encoding elongation factor Ts, mitochondrial has product MSLAFLIRTVTKDAAKASVCQHAQRLHTGCQLLAADKALLMKLRKSTGYTFINCKKALEKFENDVAKAETWLHEQAQKEGWSKANKLEGRRAKEGLIGLFIRDKAAVMVEVNCETDFVARNEKFQQLVKDVAFATLAHHQNKSQNLEGYVKSALAGDELSKLSVAEGASLADQVALTIGRLGENMSVKRAVTVGVPAEWHIGSYVHGGVSGQTEVAMGRYGALVVFQGGKEGEQEVLGRKLGQHVVGEAPVSLGNMDDLPVGESETRLLPQTFLGDPSRTVAQFLRGKQARVLDFVRFQCGENIGEEAK; this is encoded by the exons ATGTCTTTAGCGTTTTTAATCAGAACAGTCACAAAAGACGCAGCAAAG GCCAGCGTATGCCAGCATGCACAGCGGTTACACACAGGTTGTCAGCTTCTGGCAGCGGACAAAGCCCTCCTGATGAAGCTGCGGAAAAGCACCGGCTACACTTTCATTAACTGCAAGAAAGCCCTGGAGAAGTTTGAAAATGACGTGGCAAAG GCAGAGACCTGGCTACATGAGCAGGCCCAGAAGGAGGGCTGGAGCAAAGCAAACAAGCTGGAGGGCCGCAGAGCCAAAGAGGGTCTCATTGGCCTGTTCATAAGAGATAAAGCTGCAGTCATGGTGGAG GTTAACTGTGAGACAGATTTTGTTGCCCGCAATGAGAAGTTCCAGCAGCTGGTGAAGGATGTGGCCTTTGCCACGTTGGCTCACCATCAGAATAAAAGCCAAAACCTGGAAGGATATGTGAAG AGCGCCCTGGCAGGTGATGAGTTAAGCAAACTGAGTGTGGCTGAAGGAGCTTCACTTGCTGACCAGGTGGCTCTCACAATAG GTCGCCTCGGTGAGAACATGTCAGTGAAGCGGGCAGTGACTGTGGGCGTCCCTGCTGAGTGGCACATCGGCTCATATGTGCATGGCGGTGTGAGTGGCCAGACTGAAGTGGCCATGGGTCGGTACGGTGCCCTGGTCGTATTTCAGGGTGGAAaggaaggagagcaggaagtTCTAGGACGCAAGCTGGGCCAACATGTAGTGGGAGAGGCCCCTGTGTCCCTGGGCAACATGGACGACCTGCCTGTCGGTGAAAGCGAGACACGCCTGCTGCCTCAGACCTTCCTGGGAGACCCCAGCAGGACTGTGGCTCAGTTCCTCAGGGGTAAACAGGCTCGAGTGCTGGACTTTGTCCGATTTCAGTGTGGCGAGAACATCGGTGAAGAAGCAaagtga